The following coding sequences are from one Paenibacillus stellifer window:
- a CDS encoding nucleotide sugar dehydrogenase, translating into MRKIAVAGIGYVGLSNAVLLAQHHEVTAYDIMEEKVKLVNARKSPIIDHEIEHYLATKKLNLTATTDAQEAFGQAEYVIISTPTNYDPEQNYFNTKHVEEVIESVLSINQEAVMIIKSTVPVGYTRSVKEKYKIENILFSPEFLREGKALYDNLYPSRIVLGERSERAETFAALLAQGALKENIDVLYTDSTEAEAIKLFANTYLAMRVAFFNELDSYAEIRGLDAQQIIEGVGLDPRIGNHYNNPSFGYGGYCLPKDSKQLLANYQDVPNKIMAAIVDANQTRKDHIADMILKRSPRTVGIYRLTMKMDSDNFRESAIQGVLKRITDAGVQVVIFEPAIEEAEFLGAKVVNDFEQFVSKSDVIVANRLSPEMEKIDPGKIYTRDLYSKD; encoded by the coding sequence ATGCGAAAAATAGCCGTTGCCGGAATCGGATATGTCGGTCTGTCTAATGCCGTGCTGTTGGCCCAGCATCATGAGGTGACCGCGTATGACATCATGGAAGAGAAAGTGAAGCTCGTCAATGCCCGAAAATCGCCGATTATCGATCATGAGATTGAACACTATCTGGCGACCAAAAAATTGAACCTGACCGCCACAACCGATGCACAGGAAGCGTTCGGACAGGCGGAATATGTAATTATATCGACGCCGACCAACTATGATCCTGAACAGAATTATTTCAATACGAAACATGTTGAAGAAGTAATCGAGAGCGTGCTGTCCATCAACCAGGAAGCGGTCATGATTATCAAGTCGACTGTGCCTGTAGGATATACAAGGTCGGTCAAAGAAAAATATAAAATCGAAAATATACTATTCTCTCCCGAGTTCTTAAGGGAAGGTAAAGCTTTGTACGATAACCTGTATCCGTCCCGTATCGTACTTGGCGAGCGTTCGGAGCGGGCGGAGACATTTGCGGCACTGCTGGCCCAAGGGGCGCTGAAGGAGAATATCGATGTGCTGTACACCGATTCGACGGAAGCCGAGGCGATCAAGCTGTTCGCCAATACGTATTTGGCCATGCGGGTTGCATTCTTCAACGAGCTGGATTCCTATGCGGAAATCAGGGGGCTTGATGCGCAGCAAATTATCGAAGGTGTAGGGCTCGATCCCCGGATCGGCAATCATTATAACAATCCTTCTTTCGGCTACGGAGGCTACTGCCTGCCCAAGGACTCGAAGCAGCTATTGGCCAACTACCAGGATGTACCCAACAAGATTATGGCCGCCATTGTCGACGCGAACCAGACGCGCAAGGATCATATCGCCGATATGATTCTGAAGCGCAGCCCCCGGACGGTGGGGATTTACCGGCTGACCATGAAGATGGACTCCGATAATTTCCGCGAATCCGCCATTCAGGGCGTACTGAAGCGCATTACGGACGCCGGGGTTCAGGTCGTTATTTTTGAGCCGGCGATCGAGGAGGCGGAGTTTCTGGGGGCGAAAGTGGTCAATGACTTTGAACAATTTGTGAGCAAGAGCGATGTGATCGTGGCTAATCGGCTGTCCCCTGAAATGGAGAAGATCGATCCGGGCAAAATATATACCCGAGACCTGTACAGCAAGGATTAG
- the yihA gene encoding ribosome biogenesis GTP-binding protein YihA/YsxC encodes MKVTSAEFVISAVGPAQYPEDALPEIALAGRSNVGKSSLINRMINRKNLARTSSTPGKTQHMNYYRINERLYFVDFPGYGYAKVSKVQRAAWGKMVEKYLAERETLKLVLLVVDLRHPPTSDDKMMYDWLKHYGIPMCVVATKADKIPKTRWPKHIKIMKEALGVQPGENFIPYSSEIGLGREDLWNLVESMTAVEEPEIGPESENGE; translated from the coding sequence ATGAAAGTTACCTCTGCCGAATTTGTGATCAGTGCCGTCGGGCCTGCTCAGTATCCGGAGGATGCTCTGCCGGAAATCGCCCTTGCCGGGCGCTCCAATGTGGGGAAGTCCTCCCTGATCAACCGGATGATCAACCGGAAGAATCTGGCCCGCACCAGCTCCACGCCGGGCAAAACGCAGCATATGAACTATTACCGCATTAATGAGCGCCTGTATTTCGTGGATTTTCCGGGCTACGGCTATGCGAAGGTGTCCAAAGTGCAGCGGGCGGCATGGGGCAAGATGGTCGAGAAGTACCTTGCCGAACGGGAGACACTGAAGCTGGTGCTGCTCGTTGTCGACCTGCGCCATCCGCCTACAAGCGACGATAAGATGATGTACGACTGGCTTAAGCATTACGGCATCCCGATGTGCGTCGTGGCCACCAAGGCGGACAAGATCCCCAAAACCCGCTGGCCGAAGCATATCAAAATCATGAAGGAGGCGCTCGGCGTGCAGCCTGGCGAGAACTTCATCCCCTATTCCTCCGAGATCGGACTTGGCCGTGAGGATTTGTGGAACCTCGTTGAGAGTATGACGGCAGTCGAGGAACCGGAGATCGGACCAGAGTCGGAGAATGGCGAGTAA